TACCGGCCCAACATCATGAACCAGCACTACACCAAGGATTTGTGGATCGAGCCGCTCGGCGGCTGAGCTCGCCGTGCGGGAGTGCCGTTCCCGAATCGGGGCATCATCGCAGAACGGATGTTTGTCGGGGCGGTTGCGATGGATGAGTCCACCGAGCCAGCCGTCGGCTGGTGGCACTTCCTCCACGGAGCGGACATTTTGGTGTGAGCGGCTCCGGTCCCAGCTTCTGGGGCAAGCCTTCGAGCAGGCGGCGCTGATCGCCGTCATGACCCAACCGGGACGGGTGCGGCCGGTTCAGGCTGTTCCTATCGCGTGTACGCGCCCGATCCCGAAACCCTGCTGGTGGACTAGCTCAATGCCGTGGTCTACGAGATCGCCACCCGCAGCATGCTGTTTGGCCGCTTCGAGGTGGTGATCGAGGGCTCGTATCTGGCCGCCACGGCCTATGGCGAGCCGCTCGACCCGACACACCATCATCCCGCCGTGGCGGTCAAGGGTGCCAGCTATACTGCGCTGCGGGGGTGGCTCGGGAATTGCGGCCTGCGCCCTGGATGTCTGAGGAGGTTCGCCATGGATCTGGGCGCGCTCGAACGACAGGGTGATTTCACTTGGCATCTGCCGTGGCGGGATGCGATGCGGGTGCCCGGCGTGAGAATTAAGGGGATGCCAGATCTTTTGGGCGGAATGGAATGGACAGCAAAGTCGCCGAGCCGTCGCGCAACGTGGTTGTCTGCCCGGAATCGTCGAAGCGGCCTATGCGCTGCCCGATGCCCACTGGGGTTATGGCTTTCCGATTGGTGGGGGTGCGGCCTTCGGTCCGGCCGAGGGCGGCGTGATCTCCGCCGGTGGAGTGGGTTGCGATATTGTCTGTGGGGTACGCCTGCTGCGCACCGGTCTCATACGTGCCGAGCTGGAGCCGGTCGTCCGCACTGCGCGGGCCGATGCGCGGTTTGCAACCATCCCGGTGGGGCTCGGCCGTGGTGGGGCGCTGCTCTGGATGCCATGCTGGCGGCGGCGCATGAGCCAGCATGAGGCGGTGCGCCGCTGGCAGGAGCGGGCCGTGGTCGACGATTTGGCCGACCGCGGCGTTCTGATTCACAGTCCGTCACTGCGCGGTATGGCCGAAGAAGCGCCCGGTTTGATCCGCAACGTCGCTCGTCTTTTGCCGCGGATCTGCATCCAGGGGTGGGAGTGTCCGGGGAGATTCCGGTGAGATCATCCGAGGCGGACGGGGGCGTCCGGCGCATTCTGCACGTCGACATGGACGCGTTCTTCGCCGCGGTCGAGGTGCTTCGCCATCCCGCGCTTGCCGGCAAGCCGCTGGTCATCGGTGGGCGCGGTGATCCGTTTGCGCGCGGGGTGGTGTCGACAGCGTCCTATGAGGCGCGCCGGTTCGGTGTCCATTCGGCGATGCCGCTGCGTATGGCGCACGAACGGTGCCCGCAGGCCGTTTTCCTGCCCGTGGACTACCGCGAGTACGCCCGCGTTTCGGCGCGGATCAAAGCGATCCTCCGGCAGTTTTCACCGCAGTTGGAGGATGTGGGTATCGATGAGGCCTACCTCGACGTGTCGCAGCTGACGGATCCGTCATCGCGCCTCGCCCGGGCGATCAAGCAGCGCATCTTGACCGAAATCGGCCTCACCTGTTCGATCGGAATCGCGCCCAACAAGCTGTTGGCCAAGATCGCTTCGGATCTGGAGAAACCCGATGGCGTGACGGTATTGACCGAGGTCGATGTCGCCACCCGGATCTGGCCATTGCCGGTGCGCAAGCTGCAGGGCGTGGGGCCCGTTACCGAACGACGCCTCGAGGCGATCGATATCCACACCATCGGCGAGCTGGCGGCCACCCCTCAAGCGCGTCTGGCGGCCCTGTTCGGCCCGGCCCACGGCCGCTTCCTGTGGCGATCTGCGCAAGGCGAGGACGATCGCACGGTCGTGACCCATCGCGAACCCAAGTCACACAGCCGGGAAGTCACGTTTCAGGCTGATGTCGGGGACCGGCAGACCTTGTTGCGGGCCTTGGCGGGCCTGTCGGAACGGGTGGCCGAAGAGCTCCGTGCAGCGGGCCGGAGCGGGAGCACGGTGGGAATCAAGCTGCGTTTTGCCGATTTCGAGACCCGTACCCGAGTCCGGACACTGGCCGTGCCCACACACGCCGGCACGGCTATCTTCGCCGGGGCCCGCGCGTGCCTGGATCGCATTGACCTGGATCGCAAGGTGCGGTTGCTGGGCGTGCGGGTGGGCGAGCTGCGTATCGATCAAACCCGGGCCCTTGAGACGGCGGCTCATGTCGCCGAGGGACAGATGCTCACGCTCGACTTCGGTCATCCAGACGATCCGGCGGTTTAAGCCTGGCGCGGACGGCGCGGAATGTCCGGGGCCGCAATCTCGCGGGCCCGGTTCGAATCGGTCATGTGCAAGGGCTGGGCTGCATCGCTGACCTCCATGCGCGTACGCGATGGGTCTCAGCCGCCCTGACTCGAGCCGGCCCGGTGAACGCTGCTCGCCCATTGCTTCGACGAAACGGACCGCGTCGCCGATCGCCAGGCGAGCGAAGTCGCCTTCCACCAGCGCATGGTGATGGAAATTAGAGATCGCGACCGTCCGGGGGGTTGAATGCGGCCATGGTCACCGTTAGGGCTGATCTCGCGATGGCGGCGGCGCTCGGCGGCGTCGAAACTATTCCGAATCGCGACTTGCAGCTCTTCATGGGTGTGATACACGAGCCCGGATCCCGGCTGACCACCACTGCATGCCCGGGCAGCGTCGCATCGATTCGGACGTGATAGATTGTGCCCTGGTGGTGATGCCGGTGCGGCGCCTCGATCATTACGCGGCAGGCCATGCGGTCGGGCGCGAGCCGTTCGAGCTTCCGGACGCGCGGGCGGACCTGCTTCTCAATGGCCAGGCTGCCGTCCAGATTGCGGTCAGTTCCAGGGGGCTTGCAAGAGCGCCCTCCAAGCGATGGATTGCGGGTGCGGGGTCGCATCGCATGATTCCGGCAGGGACCGGCTCGCTTCGGTGACTGCGCGCCGGTGATGGCCGGTCGTCAACGGCTGGCGTGGGTGCCCTGACGCAGGCCAGCGCGACGTCGTTTCGGGGCGATTGCGGCCTGGATGACGCCGAACCCGGAGGCCGCCGGTTTGTTCGGACCCTTGCGGCAAGCAATCTTCCCGTGATAAAAAGGGCGTTTAGCGCGCAAGGCTGGCAGAGAATGCCGAATGGCCGGCGCGCTCCGCATCGACCCGATTGAGGATTGGATCCCATGTCCCGAGTTTGCCAGGTTACCGGGAAGCGCCCCATCACTGGAAACAACGTTTCCCATGCCAATAACAGGACCAAGCGCCGGTTTTTGCCCAACCTGCATGAGCAGCGCTTCTGGGTCGATTCCGAGCAGCGTTTTGTGCGTCTGCGCGTCTCCACCAAGGGCATCCGCATCATCGACAAGCTGGGAATCGATGCCGTTCTGGCGGATATCCGCAAGCGTGGCGAGAAAGTGTGAGGGGATGAGTCATGCGTGACAAGATCAAATTGGTTTCGACTGCCGGTACCGGTCATTTCTATACCACCACGAAGAACAAGCGCACCAAGCCGGAAAAGATGGAGATCAAGAAGTTCGATCCCGTCGTTCGGCAGCACGTGCTCTACAAGGAAGCCAAGATCAAGTGACCACCGGCGGCTTGGTGCGCTGAGCCGCAGTCGCTGAATTCCAAAAAGCCCGCTTCGAGCGGGCTTTTCCTATTCTGGAATCGGATCGATGCCCGAATTGCCCGAAGTGGAAACCACTCGCCGCGGCATTGCCGCGCAAGTGATCGGTTGCCGTATCGTCCAGGTCTTGGTGCGCCAGAGCGCGTTGCGCTGGCCTGTGCCGGATCTCCCCCTGCACCTGGCGGAGCAGCGCATCGAGGCGATCGGCCGACGGGGCAAATACCTGCTGTTCACGTTTGCCGACGGTACGATGCTGATCCACTTGGGCATGTCGGGCAGCTTGCGTCTGGTGCCCGTCGGCACGCCTGCGATGACGCACGATCATGTGGAGTGGCAATTGGACAATGGCTGGACACTCCGTTTCAACGACCCACGCCGCTTCGGCGCGGTGCTATGGACTGATGCGCCGGTCGAGGAGCACCCGCTGATCCGCCATCTGGGTCCGGAGCCCCTGTCCGCAGCGTTCAACGCCGATTATCTTCGGGCGGTGACTCGCGATCGCAGCGCCGCCATCAAAACGGTGCTGATGGATTCCCGTGTGGTCGTGGGGGTGGGCAACATCTATGCGAACGAAGCGCTGTTTCGTGCCGGCATTCATCCCGCCCGCGCGGCGCGGCGCATCGGATGGATACGCCAGCAGCATCTGGTCGGCTCGATTCGTCACGTCCTTGCGGAGGCGATCGCGGCGGGTGGGACCACACTCCGTGATTTCGTGGGTAGCGACGGTCGCCCGGGGTATTTTGCCCAGCAACTGAGTGTTTACGGCCGCGTTCAAGCGCCATGCCGCCAGTGCGCCACGCCGATCCGGCAGTTCCGTCAGGCACAGCGTTCCAGCTACTTCTGCCCCCGTTGTCAGCGATAAGCCGTGCCCGGTCAAGCGCATCGCCCGGGCGTTGATGACAAATCATTGATTAGCCGTGACAGTTGCGGTAGCATTTTGCCTCTTTTGTCGCCAGCTTGGCGATTCTCCTTGCCTCACCGGCACCGTCGGGAGGCTGTAATCCGTGAGGAGTGTTCATGCGTCACTACGAAATCGTGTTTTTGGTGCACCCCGACCAGAGCGATCAGGTTCCCGCCATGTGCGAGCGGTATCGCTCGGTGATCGAAGCCGATGGCGGCCATATCCATCGTCTGGAAGACTGGGGACGTCGCCAGCTGGCCTATCCCATCGAAAAAATCTACAAGGCCCATTACGTGCTGATGAACGTCGAGTGCAGCCAGAGCGCACTGGGCGAGATCAAGAGCGCATTCCGCTTCAACGACGCGGTGCTGCGCAACCTGATCATGAGCCGTCCCGGTCCGGATACCGCCCCTTCGCCGCTGCTCAAGTCTCGCGATGAAGAGCGCAGCGAGGAAGGTCGTTCCCGTTCGGCCCAGCGTGAAACCGCAGTGGCCGACGAGGACGACGAGGACGGGGATGCCGAGGACAGCAACGACTGAAATCGTGTGGGTTCTGCCCCGGCGCATTCGGCGCCCGGCCCATGAGTCGTGTTTAGGAGAGAATCATGTCGCGTAATTTTCGCCGCCGTAAGTATTGCAAGTTCACCGCCGAAGGCGTCACCGAGATCGACTA
The genomic region above belongs to Candidatus Macondimonas diazotrophica and contains:
- a CDS encoding RtcB family protein; amino-acid sequence: MPGIVEAAYALPDAHWGYGFPIGGGAAFGPAEGGVISAGGVGCDIVCGVRLLRTGLIRAELEPVVRTARADARFATIPVGLGRGGALLWMPCWRRRMSQHEAVRRWQERAVVDDLADRGVLIHSPSLRGMAEEAPGLIRNVARLLPRICIQGWECPGRFR
- a CDS encoding DNA polymerase IV, yielding MRSSEADGGVRRILHVDMDAFFAAVEVLRHPALAGKPLVIGGRGDPFARGVVSTASYEARRFGVHSAMPLRMAHERCPQAVFLPVDYREYARVSARIKAILRQFSPQLEDVGIDEAYLDVSQLTDPSSRLARAIKQRILTEIGLTCSIGIAPNKLLAKIASDLEKPDGVTVLTEVDVATRIWPLPVRKLQGVGPVTERRLEAIDIHTIGELAATPQARLAALFGPAHGRFLWRSAQGEDDRTVVTHREPKSHSREVTFQADVGDRQTLLRALAGLSERVAEELRAAGRSGSTVGIKLRFADFETRTRVRTLAVPTHAGTAIFAGARACLDRIDLDRKVRLLGVRVGELRIDQTRALETAAHVAEGQMLTLDFGHPDDPAV
- the rpmB gene encoding 50S ribosomal protein L28 encodes the protein MSRVCQVTGKRPITGNNVSHANNRTKRRFLPNLHEQRFWVDSEQRFVRLRVSTKGIRIIDKLGIDAVLADIRKRGEKV
- the rpmG gene encoding 50S ribosomal protein L33; the protein is MRDKIKLVSTAGTGHFYTTTKNKRTKPEKMEIKKFDPVVRQHVLYKEAKIK
- the mutM gene encoding bifunctional DNA-formamidopyrimidine glycosylase/DNA-(apurinic or apyrimidinic site) lyase produces the protein MPELPEVETTRRGIAAQVIGCRIVQVLVRQSALRWPVPDLPLHLAEQRIEAIGRRGKYLLFTFADGTMLIHLGMSGSLRLVPVGTPAMTHDHVEWQLDNGWTLRFNDPRRFGAVLWTDAPVEEHPLIRHLGPEPLSAAFNADYLRAVTRDRSAAIKTVLMDSRVVVGVGNIYANEALFRAGIHPARAARRIGWIRQQHLVGSIRHVLAEAIAAGGTTLRDFVGSDGRPGYFAQQLSVYGRVQAPCRQCATPIRQFRQAQRSSYFCPRCQR
- the rpsF gene encoding 30S ribosomal protein S6 produces the protein MRHYEIVFLVHPDQSDQVPAMCERYRSVIEADGGHIHRLEDWGRRQLAYPIEKIYKAHYVLMNVECSQSALGEIKSAFRFNDAVLRNLIMSRPGPDTAPSPLLKSRDEERSEEGRSRSAQRETAVADEDDEDGDAEDSND